From one Anaeromyxobacter diazotrophicus genomic stretch:
- a CDS encoding hybrid sensor histidine kinase/response regulator, giving the protein MRETGMAGQDDGAPLRRRAEERLERQKPARTPPPRAAARRLVHELEVHQVELELQNEELRATRLEAEAAAKRYAELYEFAPLGYATLSGDGRLRALNLAGARLLGAERSRLVGKPLEWFVAPADQAALRELLAEALQGGEDGRSCRELALVQGGVRRARLTTSLLWHGDPEILLTIEDVTERWRLLQERTELLQVAQDARARAEEASRAKDAFLATLSHELRNPLAPISNSLSVLEQAEAGSDQARRAGEVMHRQIGHLVHLVDDLLDVTRITQGKIHLRRQRLDLYELAGCMVEDHRSLFERSGVRLELAPPPAPVVVEGDWDRLAQVIGNLLQNAAKFCRRGGKTRVTVAASRRERCAVVRVSDDGVGMAPEMLARLFQPFMQADTTLDRSKGGLGLGMALSKGLVELHGGRIAARSEGLGAGSEFEVRLPLAGPPAEPAHPAPPDRARAHRRVLIIEDNVDAAEALRELLELHRHQVGVAFSGPEGLAKAHELRPEIVICDIGLPGMDGCEVARAIRADEDEALRGAYLIALSGYAQPDDLRRARESGFQRHLVKPADPEQLERLFTEAPPAEAPQA; this is encoded by the coding sequence GTGAGAGAGACGGGCATGGCCGGCCAGGACGACGGTGCCCCGCTGCGGCGCCGCGCCGAGGAGCGGCTCGAGCGGCAGAAGCCCGCTCGGACCCCGCCGCCCCGCGCGGCGGCGCGGCGGCTCGTCCACGAGCTCGAGGTGCACCAGGTCGAGCTGGAGCTGCAGAACGAGGAGCTCCGCGCGACGCGGCTCGAAGCCGAGGCGGCCGCGAAGCGCTACGCCGAGCTCTACGAGTTCGCGCCGCTCGGGTACGCCACGCTCTCGGGCGACGGCAGGCTCCGCGCCCTCAACCTCGCCGGCGCCCGCCTGCTGGGGGCCGAGCGCTCCCGCCTGGTAGGGAAGCCGCTCGAGTGGTTCGTGGCGCCGGCGGACCAGGCGGCGCTGCGGGAGCTCCTGGCCGAGGCGCTCCAGGGCGGAGAGGACGGGCGATCGTGCCGCGAGCTCGCGCTCGTCCAGGGCGGGGTCCGGCGCGCCCGCCTCACGACCTCCCTGCTGTGGCACGGGGACCCGGAGATCCTGCTCACGATCGAGGACGTCACCGAGCGCTGGCGGCTCCTGCAGGAGCGGACGGAGCTGCTCCAGGTCGCGCAGGACGCGCGCGCCCGCGCCGAGGAGGCGAGCCGGGCGAAGGACGCGTTCCTCGCCACGCTCTCGCACGAGCTCCGGAACCCGCTCGCCCCCATCAGCAACAGCCTGTCCGTCCTGGAGCAGGCGGAGGCGGGCAGCGACCAGGCGAGGCGCGCCGGCGAGGTGATGCACCGGCAGATCGGCCACCTGGTCCACCTCGTCGACGACCTGCTCGACGTCACGCGGATCACGCAGGGCAAGATCCACCTGCGCCGCCAGCGCCTCGACCTCTACGAGCTCGCGGGCTGCATGGTCGAGGACCACCGCTCGCTCTTCGAGCGCAGCGGCGTGCGGCTCGAGCTCGCGCCGCCGCCGGCCCCGGTGGTGGTGGAGGGCGACTGGGATCGGCTGGCGCAGGTGATCGGGAACCTCCTGCAAAACGCGGCCAAGTTCTGCCGGCGCGGCGGGAAGACCCGGGTCACCGTCGCCGCGAGCCGGCGGGAGCGGTGCGCCGTCGTCCGCGTGTCGGACGACGGCGTCGGCATGGCGCCCGAGATGCTGGCGCGGCTGTTCCAGCCCTTCATGCAGGCGGACACCACCCTCGACCGGAGCAAGGGCGGCCTCGGCCTCGGGATGGCGCTCTCCAAGGGGCTGGTCGAGCTCCACGGCGGCCGGATCGCCGCGCGGAGCGAAGGGCTCGGCGCGGGTTCGGAGTTCGAGGTGCGACTTCCGCTCGCGGGCCCGCCGGCCGAGCCGGCTCACCCGGCGCCGCCCGACCGGGCCCGCGCGCACCGGCGCGTGCTCATCATCGAGGACAACGTCGACGCGGCGGAGGCGCTGCGGGAGCTCCTGGAGCTGCACCGGCACCAGGTCGGGGTCGCGTTCAGCGGCCCGGAGGGGCTCGCCAAGGCGCACGAGCTCCGCCCCGAGATCGTGATCTGCGACATCGGCTTGCCGGGGATGGACGGGTGCGAGGTCGCGCGCGCGATCCGCGCCGACGAGGACGAGGCGCTCCGGGGGGCCTACCTCATCGCCCTCAGCGGCTAC